Proteins found in one Pagrus major chromosome 20, Pma_NU_1.0 genomic segment:
- the pdk2a gene encoding pyruvate dehydrogenase (acetyl-transferring) kinase isozyme 2, mitochondrial — protein MKFVRFIMKNAALASVPKHIEHFSKFSPSPLSMKQFLDFGSINACEKTSFVFLRQELPVRLSNIMKEINLLPDKLLTTPSVQMVQSWYIQSLMEILDFLDKNPDDYKVLGEFVDALVTIRNRHNDVVPTMAQGIIEYKETFTQDLVTNQNIQYFLDRFYLSRISIRMLINQHTLIFDGSANPVHPNTIGSIDPHCQVGDVVQDAFHSAKMLCDQYYLRSPDLILQEMSNKKKSLPISIVYVPSHLYHMLFELFKNAMRATIETHENSNNLPPIQVMVSLGGEDMSIKVSDKGGGVPFRRIENLFSYMYSTAPAPQIGEHTRPPLAGFGYGLPISRLYAKYFQGDLQLYSMEGHGTDAVIYLKALSTDSIERLPVYNTTALKNYKVSQEADDWCIPSKEPLDLSNYKVAK, from the exons GTTCGATCAACGCCTGTGAGAAGACATCCTTTGTCTTTCTGAGACAGGAGCTCCCTGTAAGACTTTCGAACATTATGAAGGAAATCAACCTGTTGCCGGATAAACTGCTCACGACCCCGTCTGTGCAAATGGTGCAGAGCTG GTACATCCAGAGTTTAATGGAGATCCTTGACTTCCTAGACAAGAACCCTGATGACTACAAAGTCCTGGGAGA ATTTGTTGACGCCTTAGTTACCATCAGAAACAGGCACAACGATGTCGTGCCGACTATGGCCCAGGGTATCATAGAATACAAAGAGACTTTCACCCAGGACCTGGTAACCAACCAGAATATCCAGTACTTTTTGGACCGCTTCTACTTGAGCCGCATCTCTATTCGTATGCTTATCAACCAGCACA CTCTTATTTTTGATGGTTCTGCCAACCCTGTCCACCCAAACACCATCGGGAGCATTGACCCTCACTGTCAAGTCGGAGATGTAGTCCAAG ATGCCTTCCACAGCGCCAAGATGCTGTGTGACCAGTACTATCTCCGCTCCCCTGACCTGATACTACAGGAGATGAGCA ATAAGAAGAAGAGCCTTCCAATAAGCATCGTGTACGTGCCCTCTCACCTGTATCACATGCTGTTTGAGCTCTTTAAG AATGCTATGAGAGCAACTATTGAGACCCATGAGAACAGCAACAACCTTCCACCCATTCAAGTCATGGTTTCTCTCGGAGGCGAGGACATGTCAATCAAG GTGAGTGACAAGGGTGGTGGTGTTCCCTTTCGGAGGATCGAGAACCTTTTCAGCTACATGTACTCCACCGCACCTGCTCCACAGATAGGAGAGCACACACGGCCTCCACTG GCTGGATTCGGCTACGGTCTGCCCATCTCTCGTCTCTACGCCAAGTACTTCCAGGGGGACCTGCAGCTCTACTCCATGGAGGGCCACGGCACAGACGCTGTCATCTACTTGAAG GCGCTGTCCACAGACTCTATCGAGAGGCTGCCGGTGTACAACACAACTGCCCTGAAGAACTACAAAGTGAGCCAAGAGGCTGACGACTGGTGCATACCCAGCAAAGAGCCCCTAGATCTGAGCAACTATAAGGTGGCCAAGTGA
- the LOC141015268 gene encoding uncharacterized protein, which translates to MESLRCEQTTLQQQQQQQQQQQNALTQTHKSSREDRAQKKVGTNIFTYGSNNGEDDLHFPEEDSRRRGDPCFHYTVLDQAWRATNTTTKFKMCDRNVKWKGWYRLFYKGKSIQMPERCVPVNKCGTHSPLWMSGPHPKRRQGIVTRRVCGHWKKNCCAFRSTPIQVKKCRGNYFVYKFTPPSSCYLAYCADINTLTCGRCRRNQSCVSRDKINWRCKTKKRLSSKKVHFFASYPGQLLGKVNRIKYSKVLVNVGRAFNRRTGVFKAPVNGVYQFFFSTQTSNSGLKTDLWLVINSYWVAVTHTHIPRRSTAGSLSTYMTFLRRGAKVFVTHNCGRSWASAASTTITFGGSLLVQMK; encoded by the exons ATGGAGAGCCTGAggtgtgaacaaacaacacttcagcagcagcagcagcagcagcagcagcagcagaatgcTCTGACTCAG ACGCATAAATCAAGTCGTGAGGACAGAGCTCAGAAGAAAGTCG GAACAAACATCTTTACTTATGGTTCAAACAATGGTGAAGACGACCTGCATTTCCCCGAGGAAGACTCGAGGAGGCGAGGTGACCCCTGCTTCCACTACACGGTCCTGGACCAGGCCTGGCGagccaccaacaccaccaccaagtTCAAGATGTGTGACCGCAATGTCAAATGGAAAG GCTGGTACCGCCTCTTCTACAAGGGTAAGAGTATTCAGATGCCTGAGAGGTGTGTCCCTGTGAACAAATGTGGCACCCACTCCCCGCTGTGGATGTCAGGGCCTCATCCCAAGAGAAGGCAGGGCATCGTCACCCGCAGAGTGTGTGGCCACTGGAAGAAGAACTGCTGCGCCTTCCGGTCCACCCCCATCCAGGTCAAGAAGTGTCGCGGCAACTACTTCGTCTACAAGTTCACTCCACCTTCATCCTGTTATCTGGCTTACTGCGCAG ATATCAACACACTAACATGTGGGCGGTGCAGAAGAAACCAGTCCTGTGTGAGCAGAGATAAGATTAACTGGAGGtgtaagacaaagaaaagac tGTCTTCCAAAAAGGTCCACTTCTTTGCCTCTTACCCCGGCCAGCTCCTAGGCAAAGTGAACAGAATCAAGTACAGTAAGGTTCTGGTGAACGTGGGTCGGGCCTTCAACAGGAGAACCGGAGTGTTCAAGGCTCCTGTTAACGGAGTCTACCAGTTCTTCTTCTCCACTCAGACATCCAACTCCGGTCTGAAGACTGATCTGTGGCTGGTGATCAACAGCTACTGGGTGGCtgtcacccacacacacatcccccGCCGCTCCACTGCTGGCAGCTTGTCCACGTACATGACGTTCCTCCGCAGAGGGGCCAAAGTGTTCGTCACTCACAACTGTGGCAGGTCCTGGGCCAGTGCTGCTTCAACCACCATCACATTTGGAGGCTCACTGCTTGTACAAATGAAATAA